The Lycium barbarum isolate Lr01 chromosome 10, ASM1917538v2, whole genome shotgun sequence genome includes a region encoding these proteins:
- the LOC132613440 gene encoding uncharacterized protein LOC132613440 has product MAEYNRSLEVDKIGLNQDNFQIFSRLGELETTLSQLREEVDLVKSDAASLAERNRLLESESARYQERARVFEEKAEMRARMCDDLKNELKKAADANDTLQAEFQSAIQMQNVLGEARDALEAKLAKAEADLEEALKSVEVAEAQATIVAETLVF; this is encoded by the coding sequence ATGGCCGAATATAATCGGAGTCTCGAAGTTGATAAGATCGGCCTTAACCAAGACAACTTTCAGATTTTCTCGAGGCTTGGCGAGCTCGAAACCACCCTctcccaactccgggaggagGTGGACTTGGTGAAGTCggatgctgcgagcttggccgagaggaatcggctaCTCGAATCCGAGAGTGCCCGATATCAAGAGCGTGCaagggtgttcgaggagaaggcggagatgAGGGCCCGGATGTGTGATGATCTGAAAAACGAGCTTAAGAAGGCGGCTGATGCAAATGACACTCTCCAGGCCGAGTTTCaatcggccatccaaatgcagaatgttcttggagaGGCTCGAGATGCTCTGGAGGCAAAGTTAGCcaaggccgaggccgatttggaagaagctctgAAGAGCGTGGAAGTCGC